The genomic region CTCGCCGGACATACCTCCAGCGTAGTGGGCCTGACCAGGTGCTTTTACCGGGGTTCGCGCGCAGCCAGTACGGCGTCGTACACCGTCCGCTTCGGTACGCCGAACCGCTTCGCGACGTCGCCGATCGCCTGCTTGCGCGGCGTCCCGGCCTCCTCGTCGGCCGCCACCTCGGCCGCCAGCTCCGCCGGCCCCAGCCGCCGGGCGGACGGATCGGCCCCGGAGACCACCACGGTGATCTCCCCGCGCACCCCGTCGGCAGCCCACTCGGCCAGTTCCCCGACCGGACCCCGCTTCACCTCTTCGTACGTCTTGGTCAGCTCCCGGCACACCGCCGTCCGCCGGTCGGCCCCGAACGCCTCGGCCATCGCCTGCAGCGAGGCCGCCAGCCGGTGCGGCGCCTCGAAGAACACCATGGTGCGCCGCTCGCCGGCCAGCTCCTGCAACTGCTTCGACCGCTCCCCCGGCTTCCGCGGCAGGAACCCCTCGAACGTGAACCGGTCCACCGGCAGCCCGCTCAGCGCCAGCGCGGTCAGCACCGCCGACGGCCCCGGCACCGCCGTCACCTGGATGTCCGCCTCGATCGCCGCCGCGACCAGCCGGTACCCCGGGTCCGACACGCTCGGCATGCCCGCGTCGGTCACCACCACCACGGTCTGCCCCTCGACCAGCGCCGCCACCAGGTCGACGGTCCGCTCCCGCTCGTTGCCCTCGAAGAAGCTCGTCACCCGCCCGCCGACGGTGATGCCGAGCTCACTGGTCAGCCGCCGCAACCGCCGGGTGTCCTCGGCCGCCACCACGTCCGCCTCCGCCAGCACCCGCGCCAACCGCGGCGTGGCATCCCCCAGATCCCCGATCGGAGTCCCCGCCAAGATCAGTCGCCCAGTCACGTCGGCCATCATCGCAGCCCTTCCACGTGGTGCCGGGAGGCGGTGGGACTGGGGGGCTCCGTACGATGGCGGGCGTGACTGCCGTGATCGAGAACCAGGGGGCGGACTCCGCGCAGACGCGGGAGACGCTGGGCCGGGACGCGTTCGGGCGCCGGCTGCCGCCGGTGAAGCAGCGGCTGTACCCGCCGATGCCGCGGGACTTCGACGGCGGCTGGATCGCCACGCTGGCGATCACCGCGTTCGCGGCGATCCTGCGGTTCTGGAACCTGGGCAACCCGGTGAAGTTCGTCTTCGACGAGACGTACTACGCCAAGGACGCGTTCTCGCTGCTCAAGTTCGGCTACGCGCGGCAGTTCATCGACAAGCCCGAAGGCATCGCCGACAAGCAGATCCTGGCCGGCAACCTGGACGTCTTCAAGGACACCCCGAGCCTGACCGTGCACCCCGAGGTCGGCAAGTGGATGATCGCGGCCGGTGAGCACCTGTTCGGCATGAACAGCTTCGGCTGGCGGTTCATGCCGGCCCTGTTCGGCACGCTGACCGTGCTGCTGGTGATCCGCACCGTGCGCCGGATGACCCGGTCGACGCTGATCGGCTGCATTGCCGGTCTGCTGCTCGCGGCCGACGGCCTGCACTTCGTGATGTCGCGGGTCGCGCTGCTCGACATCTTCCTGGCGTTCTGGCTGGTCGCGGCCGTCTCCTGCCTGGTCGCCGACCGCGACTGGACCCGCCGCCGGCACGCCGAGTCCCTGGACGACGGCACCGGCCCGGGCGGACGGCGTACGGTCGGCCGGCTGCTGCTGGTCCGGCCCTGGCGGATCGCGGCCGGTGTCTGCTTCGGCCTGGCGCTCGGGACGAAGTGGTCGGCGGTGTGGGTGATCGCCGGTTTCGGCTTGCTGGTCTTCGCCTGGGACCTCGGCGCCCGGCGGGCGATCGGCGTGCCGCGCGCGTTCTGGCGGTCCGTGCTGGTCGACGGCGTGCCGGCGTTCGTCAGCATCGTGCTGGTCGGCATCGTCACCTACACCGCGACCTGGACCGGCTGGCTGCTGAACGACAACGCCTACGACCACGACTACGCCTCGAAGAACCCGGCGCAGGGCGTGATGAAGGTGGTGCCCGACGACTTCCGGTCGCTGATCCACTACCACCAGGAAGTCCTGGCCTTCCACACCGGCGACTACATCAACAACGCCACCCACCCGTACTCGTCGCACCCGGCCGAGTGGCCGATCGTCGGCCGCCCGATCGGCTTCGACGCGGTGAACGACATCAAGCCCGGGACCGGCGGCTGCACCGCCCCGGCCGGAACGAACTGCCTGTCGGTGATCTCCGCGATCGGTACGCCGCTGCTGTGGTGGGGCGGCGCGCTGGCGCTGATCGCCTCGCTGGTGCTGTGGATCGCGCAACGCGACTGGCGGTTCGGCATCCCGATCGTCGGCTACCTGACCTGCTG from Kribbella flavida DSM 17836 harbors:
- the rsmI gene encoding 16S rRNA (cytidine(1402)-2'-O)-methyltransferase, giving the protein MADVTGRLILAGTPIGDLGDATPRLARVLAEADVVAAEDTRRLRRLTSELGITVGGRVTSFFEGNERERTVDLVAALVEGQTVVVVTDAGMPSVSDPGYRLVAAAIEADIQVTAVPGPSAVLTALALSGLPVDRFTFEGFLPRKPGERSKQLQELAGERRTMVFFEAPHRLAASLQAMAEAFGADRRTAVCRELTKTYEEVKRGPVGELAEWAADGVRGEITVVVSGADPSARRLGPAELAAEVAADEEAGTPRKQAIGDVAKRFGVPKRTVYDAVLAAREPR
- a CDS encoding dolichyl-phosphate-mannose--protein mannosyltransferase; the encoded protein is MAGVTAVIENQGADSAQTRETLGRDAFGRRLPPVKQRLYPPMPRDFDGGWIATLAITAFAAILRFWNLGNPVKFVFDETYYAKDAFSLLKFGYARQFIDKPEGIADKQILAGNLDVFKDTPSLTVHPEVGKWMIAAGEHLFGMNSFGWRFMPALFGTLTVLLVIRTVRRMTRSTLIGCIAGLLLAADGLHFVMSRVALLDIFLAFWLVAAVSCLVADRDWTRRRHAESLDDGTGPGGRRTVGRLLLVRPWRIAAGVCFGLALGTKWSAVWVIAGFGLLVFAWDLGARRAIGVPRAFWRSVLVDGVPAFVSIVLVGIVTYTATWTGWLLNDNAYDHDYASKNPAQGVMKVVPDDFRSLIHYHQEVLAFHTGDYINNATHPYSSHPAEWPIVGRPIGFDAVNDIKPGTGGCTAPAGTNCLSVISAIGTPLLWWGGALALIASLVLWIAQRDWRFGIPIVGYLTCWLPWFFFDDRPIFFFYAVTMVPFTVMALALVLGKILGPARTALEAPSSRRLIGSAVVGAFVVLVVLNFAYIWPILTDKVLPHPDWLNRMWFKSWI